Proteins encoded in a region of the Thunnus maccoyii chromosome 4, fThuMac1.1, whole genome shotgun sequence genome:
- the nfe2 gene encoding transcription factor NF-E2 45 kDa subunit, producing MCSTANYVLPLRRTCEVLATPGRLCGGVPMPTNFPGARPHGAPQDTEMDMAWQELMAITELQEFEAPGEGSYAPAQYQTMEPMVPMGGYGMAQSHSEPAPAACELNTSDTYEGCYSEEVPVCHRLGSNAEAMYGHTESHLNQRMPPVSSQTQHSLMALREQMNMSGTNQGHRRANACLSQGVSRHMLWNTHGHARSADDLESDSGLSLGSSPPIASPDNAVGVAPGYQNVDIGMTYSDGEPDRMTEHARRAHIHYSMDYQSQSHSYFHSGAHPSYFPPQPTLSHTQPNALTPRSVKQQAQVAALNDLYNDSGVSTRGSSQHNIYAKPQGSVSSPAPLSRDERRAVALKIPFPMDKIINLPVDDFNELLTQYSLTETQLALVRDIRRRGKNKVAAQNCRKRKLESIIHLERELGQLQAQRENLAQERLQFQRSLAFIKCRLTDLYAEVFSHLRDEDGQPYSIDEYSLQQTPDGKVYLVPHTNMQKREQC from the exons ATGTGTTCAACAGCCAACTATGTTCTCCCACTGAGGAGAACCTGTGAG gTATTAGCCACTCCAGGCAGGCTGTGTGGTGGAGTGCCCATGCCAACTAATTTCCCTGGAGCTAGGCCTCATGGAGCTCCTCAGGACACAGAGATGGATATGGCTTGGCAGGAACTGATGGCCATCACAGAGCTGCAG gaGTTTGAAGCTCCTGGCGAAGGCTCCTACGCTCCAGCACAGTACCAAACCATGGAGCCCATGGTCCCTATGGGGGGGTATGGGATGGCTCAGTCCCATTCTGAGCCTGCTCCTGCTGCTTGTGAGCTCAACACCTCTGACACCTACGAAGGATGTTACTCTGAAGAGGTGCCTGTCTGTCACCGTCTAGGCAGCAATGCAGAGGCAATGTACGGACACACTGAATCTCACCTCAATCAAAGAATGCCCCCTGTCTCCTCTCAGACACAGCACTCACTCATGGCTCTTAGGGAGCAGATGAACATGTCAGGTACCAATCAAGGGCACAGAAGGGCCAATGCCTGTCTTTCTCAGGGTGTAAGTCGGCACATGCTGTGGAATACACATGGACATGCTCGTTCAGCTGATGATCTGGAGTCGGACTCTGGTCTGTCTCTGGGTTCTAGTCCGCCGATAGCTTCGCCAGATAATGCTGTTGGTGTTGCACCAGGTTACCAGAATGTAGACATAGGTATGACATATAGTGATGGTGAGCCAGACAGAATGACTGAGCACGCTAGAAGAGCACACATCCATTACTCAATGGACTATCAGAGTCAATCTCACTCATATTTCCACTCAGGTGCACACCCCTCTTATTTCCCTCCCCAACCCACTTTATCTCATACGCAACCTAATGCTCTGACACCTCGGTCGGTGAAACAACAGGCTCAGGTCGCTGCTCTGAATGACCTGTACAATGACTCCGGAGTGTCCACCAGAGGGAGCTCACAGCATAACATATATGCAAAACCACAAGGAAGTGTCTCCAGTCCTGCACCACTGAGCAGGGATGAGAGGCGGGCTGTGGCTTTGAAGATCCCCTTCCCCATGGATAAGATTATCAATCTGCCTGTGGATGACTTCAATGAGCTCCTGACACAGTATTCTCTGACTGAAACTCAACTAGCACTGGTCAGGGACATTAGACGGAGGGGGAAGAACAAAGTGGCAGCTCAGAACTGCAGGAAGAGGAAGCTTGAGAGCATCATTCATCTTGAAAGAGAACTGGGCCAGCTGCAGGCCCAGAGAGAGAACCTGGCACAGGAAAGGCTCCAGTTCCAGCGCAGCTTGGCTTTTATTAAATGTCGCCTTACAGACCTCTATGCAGAAGTGTTTTCTCACTTACGAGATGAAGATGGACAACCATATTCAATAGATGAATACTCCCTACAACAGACACCTGATGGTAAAGTCTATTTGGTacctcacacaaatatgcaaaagaGGGAGCAATGCTAA
- the copz1 gene encoding coatomer subunit zeta-1 isoform X2 yields the protein MDSPILEPSLYTVKAVLILDNDGDRLYAKYYDDTYPTVKEQKAFEKNIFNKTHRTDSEIALLEGLTVVYKSNIDLFFYVIGSSHENELMLMAVLNCLFDSLSQMLRKNVERRALLENMEGLFLAVDEIVDGGVILESDPQQVVHRVALRGDDVPLTEQTVTQVLQSAKEQIKWSLLR from the exons ATGGATTCTCCAATACTG GAACCATCCTTGTATACTGTCAAAGCAGTTCTCATTCTGGACAACGACGGAGACAGGCTTTATGCCAAG TATTATGATGATACATACCCGACAGTGAAGGAGCAGAAAGCATTTGAGAAGAACAtattcaacaaaacacacaggacGGACA GTGAGATAGCGCTACTCGAGGGCCTCACTGTTGTCTACAAGAGCAACATAGACCTCTTCTTTTATGTGATTGGAAGTTCACATGAAAATGAG CTTATGCTTATGGCAGTTCTAAATTGCCTCTTTGATTCTCTCAGTCAGATGTTGAG AAAAAATGTTGAGAGGAGAGCTTTGTTGGAGAATATGGAGGGGCTCTTCCTTGCTGTGGATGAAATTGTAGATGGAGG GGTGATCCTAGAGAGTGACCCGCAACAAGTTGTGCATCGTGTGGCTCTCAGA GGTGATGATGTGCCTTTGACCGAGCAGACCGTCACCCAG GTTCTTCAGTCTGCCAAAGAACAAATCAAGTGGTCGCTTCTACGATAG
- the copz1 gene encoding coatomer subunit zeta-1 isoform X1, whose protein sequence is MWKYHVLLLIILLTLVGWLFDSFISCVASPLPTPGEFGVTTSIFSVVEPSLYTVKAVLILDNDGDRLYAKYYDDTYPTVKEQKAFEKNIFNKTHRTDSEIALLEGLTVVYKSNIDLFFYVIGSSHENELMLMAVLNCLFDSLSQMLRKNVERRALLENMEGLFLAVDEIVDGGVILESDPQQVVHRVALRGDDVPLTEQTVTQVLQSAKEQIKWSLLR, encoded by the exons ATGTGGAAGTATCATGTCCTCCTTTTAATCATATTGTTGACTCTGGTCGGATGGCTTTTTGACTCTTTCATCTCATGTGTAGCGTCTCCACTGCCGACCCCGGGAGAGTTTGGTGTCACAACTTCAATTTTTTCAGTTGTT GAACCATCCTTGTATACTGTCAAAGCAGTTCTCATTCTGGACAACGACGGAGACAGGCTTTATGCCAAG TATTATGATGATACATACCCGACAGTGAAGGAGCAGAAAGCATTTGAGAAGAACAtattcaacaaaacacacaggacGGACA GTGAGATAGCGCTACTCGAGGGCCTCACTGTTGTCTACAAGAGCAACATAGACCTCTTCTTTTATGTGATTGGAAGTTCACATGAAAATGAG CTTATGCTTATGGCAGTTCTAAATTGCCTCTTTGATTCTCTCAGTCAGATGTTGAG AAAAAATGTTGAGAGGAGAGCTTTGTTGGAGAATATGGAGGGGCTCTTCCTTGCTGTGGATGAAATTGTAGATGGAGG GGTGATCCTAGAGAGTGACCCGCAACAAGTTGTGCATCGTGTGGCTCTCAGA GGTGATGATGTGCCTTTGACCGAGCAGACCGTCACCCAG GTTCTTCAGTCTGCCAAAGAACAAATCAAGTGGTCGCTTCTACGATAG